Proteins encoded in a region of the Planococcus shixiaomingii genome:
- the gcvPA gene encoding aminomethyl-transferring glycine dehydrogenase subunit GcvPA — MKHRYLPMTSQDEKEMLDAIGIQSIDELFADIPEKVRFKGEYNIKPAKSESSLTKELAQLAAKNADTNRFASFLGAGVYDHYKPIIVDHVISRSEFYTAYTPYQPEISQGELQAIFEFQTMISELTGMDLANSSMYDGGTALAEAGMLAAGHTRRKKILVSRGVHPESRDVVRTYALGQSIEVEEIPLKDGHTDLDALKSMIDDNVATVMIQYPNFFGQVENLKELEPIIHGAGALFTVSANPLALGALTSPGKLGADITVGDAQPFGIAEAFGGPHCGYFAVTKALMRKVPGRLVGETTDEDGRRGFVLTLQAREQHIRRDKATSNICSNQALNALAASVAMTALGKAGTKEMAIQNITKTHYMKQQLKQAGFEIAFEGAHFNEIVVKVKSSVRELNAALLEQGIIGGYDLGRSYEEFAGHVLVAVTEQRTKEEIDAFVQVLAVTVQEMGATHA; from the coding sequence ATGAAACATCGCTATTTACCAATGACGTCTCAAGACGAAAAAGAAATGCTGGATGCTATTGGCATTCAGTCAATTGATGAATTGTTTGCCGATATTCCAGAAAAAGTACGTTTCAAAGGCGAATACAACATTAAGCCTGCAAAGTCCGAAAGCTCATTAACAAAAGAATTGGCGCAGCTGGCGGCAAAAAATGCCGACACAAATCGTTTTGCTTCATTTTTAGGGGCCGGAGTTTATGACCATTATAAGCCGATCATCGTGGACCATGTGATTTCACGTTCTGAATTTTATACAGCTTATACACCATATCAGCCGGAAATTTCCCAAGGTGAATTACAGGCGATTTTCGAATTCCAGACGATGATCAGCGAATTGACCGGCATGGATTTGGCAAACTCGTCGATGTACGACGGAGGGACGGCTTTAGCGGAAGCGGGAATGCTTGCAGCGGGCCATACTCGCCGCAAGAAAATCCTGGTGTCCCGTGGAGTTCATCCGGAATCGCGTGACGTAGTCCGGACGTATGCTTTGGGACAGTCTATTGAAGTGGAAGAAATTCCGTTGAAAGATGGCCATACAGATCTGGATGCATTGAAATCGATGATCGATGACAATGTTGCGACTGTAATGATCCAATATCCGAACTTTTTCGGCCAAGTGGAAAACTTGAAAGAATTGGAGCCGATCATCCACGGAGCAGGCGCATTGTTTACGGTTTCTGCAAATCCGCTGGCACTGGGCGCCTTGACGTCTCCAGGAAAACTTGGCGCGGACATAACAGTTGGCGACGCACAGCCATTCGGTATTGCTGAAGCATTCGGCGGACCTCATTGCGGTTATTTCGCTGTGACGAAAGCGTTGATGCGCAAAGTGCCAGGCCGCTTAGTCGGGGAAACGACGGACGAAGACGGCCGCCGCGGTTTCGTGTTGACTCTGCAAGCACGCGAGCAGCATATCCGCCGCGACAAAGCGACATCGAATATTTGTTCCAACCAGGCGCTTAACGCTCTTGCAGCTTCAGTTGCAATGACAGCGCTTGGCAAAGCCGGCACGAAAGAGATGGCTATTCAAAACATCACAAAAACACATTATATGAAGCAACAGTTAAAACAAGCAGGATTTGAAATTGCATTTGAAGGTGCTCATTTCAATGAAATCGTCGTCAAAGTAAAATCATCTGTCCGTGAATTGAACGCAGCGTTGCTTGAACAAGGCATAATCGGCGGCTATGACCTTGGCCGCAGCTATGAAGAATTTGCCGGACACGTTCTTGTAGCTGTGACAGAACAGCGGACAAAAGAAGAAATCGATGCATTTGTACAGGTTCTGGCTGTAACAGTGCAAGAAATGGGGGCTACTCATGCATAA
- the comGB gene encoding competence type IV pilus assembly protein ComGB — MRLNLPTRSKRITLYDRTHFLTRLSVLLKEGYLLPTALTLLLPLHTQRVDEALNGMTAILKGGGNAAEILEFFGFKSQVLFPVEIAEHHGRLPEAIDSIAKSYARTENVQKRLKALLIYPVSLLIFTSILFLFFRTSYVPNLTELMKSMQSGEEAGSVPDYLLKLPDFFIGGFAVCALVVFAFSWLLKKQVARKQIQWILTVPILRRFMKLYWSHLLARELGTLLHSGISIQESLHLLKTQNYHSIIQYMSFGAEQEIKLGQPLSVALSRFEFVAGDMPTFVQHGEMTGYLGKELILYSEVLMERIELKTQQLLRVVQPAFFGMIAVCIIGAYLAILLPMYNLVQTI, encoded by the coding sequence GTGCGATTGAACCTTCCTACGCGGTCAAAACGGATAACACTCTATGATCGCACTCATTTTTTAACGCGGCTGTCGGTTCTATTGAAAGAAGGCTATTTGCTGCCGACCGCGCTAACGCTCCTGCTGCCATTGCATACCCAAAGAGTGGATGAAGCATTGAACGGAATGACCGCCATTTTAAAAGGCGGGGGAAATGCAGCGGAAATTTTGGAGTTCTTTGGCTTTAAGAGCCAAGTTTTGTTTCCGGTTGAAATTGCGGAACACCATGGCAGGCTGCCAGAAGCCATCGACAGCATAGCGAAAAGCTACGCCCGCACCGAGAACGTCCAGAAAAGATTGAAAGCGTTGTTGATATACCCAGTGTCCTTGTTGATTTTCACATCGATTCTTTTTCTTTTTTTCCGGACCAGTTACGTTCCGAATTTGACCGAGTTGATGAAATCGATGCAATCAGGGGAAGAAGCTGGAAGCGTCCCGGACTATTTGCTCAAGCTGCCGGATTTCTTTATCGGAGGGTTTGCGGTTTGCGCGCTTGTTGTTTTCGCCTTTTCCTGGCTATTGAAAAAGCAAGTTGCCCGCAAACAGATTCAGTGGATTTTAACCGTTCCGATTCTTCGGCGTTTCATGAAATTGTATTGGTCCCATCTGCTGGCCAGAGAACTCGGAACATTGCTGCATAGCGGCATTTCAATCCAAGAATCCCTCCATTTGCTGAAGACCCAAAATTACCATTCGATCATTCAATATATGTCTTTCGGAGCCGAACAAGAAATAAAACTCGGCCAGCCGCTATCGGTCGCGTTGTCCCGTTTTGAATTTGTGGCCGGTGATATGCCGACATTCGTCCAGCACGGCGAAATGACCGGTTATTTAGGCAAAGAACTGATCCTCTACAGCGAGGTATTGATGGAACGGATCGAACTAAAAACCCAGCAACTGCTGCGCGTGGTCCAACCCGCTTTTTTTGGGATGATCGCCGTCTGCATAATCGGTGCGTATTTAGCCATTTTATTGCCCATGTATAACTTAGTTCAAACAATATGA
- the comGF gene encoding competence type IV pilus minor pilin ComGF: MRPLQQLQRDADCNMLEVKMNERGFAFLNSLMDLMVLMLLLPLIVLFFSFVMQFSQALNPKTLEWQLFTEELRVYLHEIDSIEEINNGGGVRIIQKGEEYDIESYLQIIRKQKFRQGHEPMLTGVESCTFKIDGAKLKIRVKFSGGPTEEAEYVLTPP; this comes from the coding sequence GTGCGTCCGCTACAACAATTACAAAGGGACGCCGACTGCAATATGCTTGAAGTGAAAATGAATGAAAGAGGATTTGCGTTTTTAAATTCGTTGATGGATTTGATGGTGCTGATGTTATTGTTGCCGCTAATTGTGCTATTTTTCAGCTTTGTCATGCAGTTTTCCCAAGCCCTGAATCCCAAAACTCTTGAATGGCAACTGTTTACTGAGGAGTTGAGGGTGTATCTCCATGAAATCGATTCAATTGAAGAAATCAACAATGGAGGAGGCGTCCGTATCATTCAAAAAGGGGAGGAATATGATATTGAAAGCTACTTACAGATCATCCGGAAACAAAAATTTCGCCAAGGTCATGAACCGATGTTGACGGGAGTGGAAAGCTGCACATTTAAAATTGATGGTGCAAAATTGAAGATCCGCGTAAAATTTTCCGGAGGTCCGACAGAAGAGGCAGAATATGTTCTTACGCCTCCTTAA
- the gcvPB gene encoding aminomethyl-transferring glycine dehydrogenase subunit GcvPB produces MHKDNQPLIFEMTKEGRIGYSLPTLDVPEIDLTEILPQDLVREEAADLPEVSELDIMRHYTALSKRNHGVDSGFYPLGSCTMKYNPKINETVARFPGFANIHPLQEESTVPGALELLYDLQEHLKEITGMDEVTLQPAAGAHGEWTGLMMIRAYHESRGDMNRTKVIVPDSAHGTNPASATVAGFDTVTVKSNEHGLVDLEDLKRVVGPDTAALMLTNPNTLGLFEEQILEMAAIIHEVGGKLYYDGANLNAVMSKARPGDMGFDVVHLNLHKTFTGPHGGGGPGSGPVGVKKDLIRYLPKPVLVKTEEGLTFEYDRPESIGRVKPFYGNFGINVRAYTYIRSMGPDGLKAVTEYAVLNANYMMRRLAPHFDLPYDRHCKHEFVLSGRRQKKLGVRTLDMAKRLLDFGYHPPTIYFPLNVEEGMMIEPTETESKETLDAFIDAMIQIAKEVEDNPEIVQNAPHTTVIKRLDETKAARKPILRYTKAE; encoded by the coding sequence ATGCATAAAGATAATCAACCGCTTATTTTTGAAATGACAAAAGAAGGCCGTATCGGCTATAGCTTGCCAACCCTTGATGTACCGGAAATCGATTTAACCGAAATTTTGCCGCAGGATTTAGTGCGCGAAGAAGCTGCTGATTTGCCGGAAGTGTCGGAACTGGACATTATGCGCCATTACACGGCCCTGTCAAAACGCAACCACGGCGTCGATTCCGGATTTTATCCGCTCGGTTCATGCACAATGAAATACAACCCGAAAATCAATGAAACGGTTGCGCGCTTCCCAGGATTCGCCAATATTCATCCGTTGCAGGAAGAATCGACGGTCCCAGGCGCATTGGAACTGCTATATGATTTGCAGGAACACTTGAAAGAAATCACCGGCATGGATGAAGTGACATTGCAGCCGGCTGCTGGCGCACATGGCGAGTGGACTGGCCTGATGATGATCCGTGCTTACCACGAGTCAAGAGGCGACATGAACCGGACAAAAGTCATCGTTCCCGATTCAGCACACGGTACAAACCCGGCGTCGGCAACAGTTGCCGGCTTCGACACCGTGACAGTAAAATCCAATGAACACGGCTTGGTCGATTTGGAAGATTTGAAGCGTGTCGTGGGGCCGGATACAGCGGCATTGATGCTGACAAACCCGAATACACTCGGCCTATTTGAAGAGCAGATTCTTGAAATGGCAGCCATTATCCATGAAGTCGGCGGCAAGCTTTATTACGACGGCGCCAACTTGAACGCGGTTATGTCAAAAGCACGCCCAGGAGACATGGGCTTCGACGTGGTCCATTTGAACTTGCACAAAACATTCACCGGGCCTCACGGCGGCGGCGGACCTGGATCGGGCCCAGTCGGCGTGAAGAAAGATTTGATCCGTTACTTGCCAAAACCTGTTTTGGTGAAAACCGAAGAAGGCTTGACGTTCGAATACGACCGTCCAGAATCTATCGGGCGCGTAAAACCCTTCTACGGCAACTTTGGCATCAACGTCCGTGCCTATACGTATATCCGCTCCATGGGGCCGGACGGCTTAAAAGCGGTAACGGAATACGCGGTATTGAATGCCAACTATATGATGCGGAGACTTGCGCCTCATTTCGATTTGCCGTATGACCGCCACTGCAAGCATGAGTTTGTTCTTAGCGGCCGCCGCCAGAAGAAACTTGGCGTGCGTACATTGGATATGGCGAAACGCTTGCTGGACTTTGGCTATCATCCGCCAACCATCTACTTCCCGCTGAATGTGGAAGAAGGCATGATGATTGAGCCGACAGAAACGGAATCCAAGGAAACGTTGGATGCGTTTATCGACGCGATGATCCAAATTGCAAAAGAAGTGGAAGACAATCCGGAAATCGTCCAGAATGCACCGCACACGACCGTTATCAAACGGCTAGACGAAACAAAAGCAGCCCGTAAACCGATCTTGCGTTATACGAAAGCTGAATAA
- a CDS encoding DUF2626 domain-containing protein, with product MDKMFKLMGWWTGIFAVLFYVGDMNEVALLMVANTGFFVLLGYLNISERMYLYIFGAYLTVFFVGFTYYTTFIHMPGGGH from the coding sequence ATGGATAAAATGTTCAAACTTATGGGATGGTGGACAGGTATTTTTGCTGTTCTTTTCTACGTTGGCGATATGAACGAAGTGGCGTTATTAATGGTAGCTAATACTGGATTTTTTGTTCTTTTAGGATACTTAAACATTTCGGAACGCATGTACTTGTATATTTTCGGAGCTTACTTAACAGTTTTCTTTGTTGGCTTTACGTATTATACGACGTTCATCCATATGCCCGGCGGCGGTCATTAA
- the comGD gene encoding competence type IV pilus minor pilin ComGD — MPEWRCGGNFNRRYCVIEKTGVANGFTLIEMLLVLAVLMTVVSIAIPSYRVHEARQEEQRFFQLLLHDIYFAQSESYRLESSVMVAFRESSQSYEVVTSLLQQPSVRKLPKTVSLKKTSNLTEIYYGKNGTASKSGTLRFETSTGERTLTVYLGKGRVVLSE, encoded by the coding sequence TTGCCCGAATGGCGATGTGGTGGAAATTTCAACAGACGGTATTGTGTCATCGAAAAAACCGGCGTAGCGAATGGTTTTACGCTAATTGAAATGTTGCTCGTTCTGGCTGTTTTAATGACCGTCGTCTCAATTGCTATTCCATCTTACCGGGTTCACGAAGCGCGGCAAGAAGAACAACGTTTTTTTCAATTGCTCCTTCACGATATTTATTTTGCCCAAAGTGAAAGTTACCGATTGGAGAGCTCGGTTATGGTGGCGTTCCGGGAAAGCAGCCAGTCTTATGAGGTGGTCACTTCGCTTCTTCAGCAGCCTTCTGTACGAAAACTCCCGAAGACAGTGAGCTTGAAAAAGACCAGCAACCTCACTGAGATTTACTATGGAAAAAACGGTACAGCTTCAAAATCAGGAACGCTCCGTTTTGAAACAAGTACAGGTGAGCGGACATTGACGGTTTATCTCGGCAAAGGGAGAGTGGTGCTTTCTGAATGA
- a CDS encoding MBL fold metallo-hydrolase, which translates to MLKIDQMELGPVQTNCYIISNDSKECLIFDPGEESGKIVALLKKKGLKPLAILLTHAHFDHIGAIDDLRNEFAVPVYLHHLEKDWLSRPNLNGSGKYAMVPDYRMKDAEELLKDEKQLEIGSFRMDLFHTPGHSPGSLTYSFGAEGFAIVGDTLFRGSIGRTDLIDGSEKKLLQSIHESLLTMPEHMVLYPGHGSDTTPEQEKNSNPFLRGF; encoded by the coding sequence ATGTTGAAAATAGATCAAATGGAACTGGGCCCAGTCCAAACAAATTGTTATATCATATCAAACGATTCGAAAGAGTGTTTGATATTTGATCCAGGGGAAGAAAGCGGAAAAATCGTTGCACTGCTAAAAAAGAAAGGCCTGAAACCACTGGCTATTCTTTTGACGCATGCGCATTTTGACCATATCGGGGCAATTGATGACTTGCGGAACGAGTTTGCGGTTCCTGTATATTTGCATCACTTGGAAAAAGATTGGCTGAGCCGGCCGAACTTGAACGGTTCCGGCAAATACGCCATGGTTCCAGATTACCGGATGAAAGATGCTGAGGAATTGCTTAAAGATGAAAAGCAATTGGAAATCGGTTCGTTCAGGATGGATCTTTTCCATACACCGGGGCATTCTCCAGGAAGCCTTACCTATTCTTTTGGAGCGGAAGGCTTTGCGATTGTCGGCGACACTTTATTCCGTGGAAGCATAGGGCGTACCGATTTGATTGACGGATCGGAAAAGAAACTGCTTCAGTCGATCCATGAGTCGCTGTTGACGATGCCGGAGCATATGGTTCTGTATCCGGGTCATGGTTCGGATACCACGCCTGAACAAGAGAAGAACAGCAATCCTTTTTTGCGGGGATTTTAA
- the comGA gene encoding competence type IV pilus ATPase ComGA, translating into MQAIIEKRCADLLQKAVENSTTDIHIKPDSSCYSVAFRSFQHLRQVTTIPFDLGDRMIAYFKYLSLLDMSEKRKPQTGSFHLPINQTSYYFRISTLPSVLTRESTVIRVIPDEAAQSIHHLAAFRDSARLLEKLAEAPQGLILLTGPTGCGKSTTLYSLLKHCAETLNRNIITLEDPVERKNHAMLQIQVNEKAGLSYAAGLKAILRHDPDIIMIGEIRDADTALIAIRAALTGHLVFSTIHARHSVGCLHRLFDLGISYEDMAQTLIAISAQRIIPVFPEIGHEKTAYRALYEILHGERLDDALQSAKDRKAYALPEFLTFGGQIREGVKIGAIEPSYAVKTDNTL; encoded by the coding sequence ATGCAAGCGATAATTGAAAAAAGATGTGCTGATTTGCTGCAAAAAGCGGTGGAGAACAGCACGACCGATATTCATATCAAACCCGATTCATCCTGCTACAGCGTCGCTTTTCGCTCTTTCCAGCATTTGCGGCAAGTGACAACAATCCCCTTTGATTTGGGCGATCGCATGATTGCTTATTTCAAATACCTTTCCCTTTTAGACATGAGTGAAAAAAGAAAACCTCAAACCGGCTCATTTCATCTTCCTATCAACCAAACTTCTTACTATTTTAGAATATCAACGCTGCCTTCTGTTTTGACCAGAGAAAGCACTGTCATACGGGTCATACCAGACGAAGCGGCGCAATCCATCCACCACTTGGCAGCTTTCCGCGATTCTGCAAGGCTGTTAGAAAAATTGGCCGAAGCACCGCAAGGGTTGATTTTGCTCACAGGTCCGACCGGCTGCGGCAAATCGACGACGCTTTATTCCTTATTGAAGCATTGTGCCGAAACCTTAAATCGCAACATCATCACCCTTGAAGATCCGGTGGAACGAAAAAACCACGCCATGCTGCAAATTCAAGTGAACGAAAAAGCAGGACTGAGCTATGCTGCAGGGTTAAAAGCGATTTTGCGGCATGATCCTGATATCATCATGATCGGCGAAATTCGGGATGCTGACACGGCGCTCATTGCTATTCGGGCCGCGTTGACAGGTCATCTCGTGTTTTCCACCATCCACGCCCGGCATTCTGTTGGTTGTCTGCATAGGCTTTTTGACTTGGGCATCTCCTACGAGGATATGGCCCAGACGCTGATTGCTATTTCTGCTCAGCGCATTATTCCGGTATTCCCGGAAATTGGCCATGAAAAAACAGCGTACCGCGCATTATATGAAATTCTGCATGGCGAGCGGCTCGATGATGCACTGCAATCGGCCAAAGACCGGAAAGCATACGCTTTACCCGAATTTTTAACGTTCGGTGGACAAATCCGGGAAGGAGTGAAAATAGGTGCGATTGAACCTTCCTACGCGGTCAAAACGGATAACACTCTATGA
- a CDS encoding rhodanese-like domain-containing protein, whose translation MDFLYTILVALLVVVIFALISYFRVKKAVTTLNQEQFIEGYRKAQLIDVREPKDFAAGHILGARNIPQTQLRQRYKEIRADKPVYLYDQNGARSGRAALFLKKKGYSQLFQLQGGFKQWTGKIKSKS comes from the coding sequence TTGGATTTTCTGTATACCATTTTAGTCGCTTTACTTGTAGTGGTCATATTTGCGTTAATTTCTTATTTCCGCGTCAAGAAAGCTGTTACCACTCTTAACCAGGAACAATTTATCGAAGGCTATCGAAAAGCCCAGCTTATTGATGTCCGGGAACCGAAAGATTTCGCTGCAGGCCATATTTTAGGAGCCCGCAACATCCCTCAAACACAATTGCGCCAACGCTATAAAGAGATCCGCGCTGACAAACCGGTTTATTTATACGACCAAAACGGAGCTCGCAGCGGACGTGCTGCACTTTTCCTTAAGAAAAAAGGCTATAGCCAGCTTTTCCAATTGCAAGGTGGGTTCAAGCAATGGACCGGCAAAATCAAATCCAAATCATAA
- the comGC gene encoding competence type IV pilus major pilin ComGC: MRLLKNQRGFTLIEMLIVMLIITVLIAIAIPNVSKQTSAVDTKGCKAFVQMVQGQVESYRMDEKAVPTMENLVTKGYLKTNETNCPNGDVVEISTDGIVSSKKPA; this comes from the coding sequence ATGCGTCTGTTAAAAAACCAAAGAGGATTTACATTGATTGAAATGTTGATCGTTATGCTCATTATCACCGTTTTAATTGCAATTGCCATTCCGAACGTTTCCAAGCAAACTTCAGCAGTTGATACGAAAGGCTGTAAAGCATTTGTTCAAATGGTCCAAGGGCAAGTCGAGTCGTACCGCATGGATGAAAAAGCCGTTCCAACGATGGAAAACTTGGTGACTAAAGGCTATTTGAAAACAAATGAAACCAATTGCCCGAATGGCGATGTGGTGGAAATTTCAACAGACGGTATTGTGTCATCGAAAAAACCGGCGTAG
- the gcvT gene encoding glycine cleavage system aminomethyltransferase GcvT produces the protein MEQLKQLKRTPLFEAYAQYGGKTIDFGGWELPVQFSSIKEEHEAVRTKAGLFDVSHMGEILVEGPDSLAYLQHLVTNDVSKIKEGQAQYTAMCYEDGGTVDDLLVYKIDDTHYMLVVNASNIEKDFEWMEKAKKGDVQLQNVSEQYGLLAFQGPLAETVLQRMTEEDLSQIRPFRFKQDVLVAGHSVILSRTGYTGENGFEIYASPEATQALWDKILSEGKEDGVLPVGLGARDTLRFEACLALYGQELSKDISPLEAGINFVVKLQKEENFIGKEALASQKENGVPRKLIGIEMIDKGIPRHGYPVYIGDEKVGEVTTGTQSPTLKKNIGLALVASEWADLGTEVEVEIRNKRLKAKTVETPFYKRSN, from the coding sequence ATGGAACAATTAAAACAACTAAAACGCACACCTCTTTTTGAGGCATACGCTCAGTATGGCGGAAAAACGATTGATTTTGGCGGTTGGGAATTGCCTGTGCAATTTTCGAGCATCAAAGAAGAACATGAAGCGGTACGAACAAAGGCCGGGCTTTTTGACGTTTCCCATATGGGGGAAATCCTGGTTGAAGGGCCGGACAGTTTGGCATACCTGCAGCACCTCGTAACAAATGATGTTTCCAAAATAAAAGAGGGCCAAGCCCAATACACAGCGATGTGTTATGAAGACGGCGGCACGGTGGATGATTTGTTGGTTTACAAAATCGATGATACGCATTACATGCTGGTCGTTAACGCATCGAATATTGAAAAAGACTTTGAATGGATGGAAAAAGCCAAAAAGGGTGATGTCCAACTGCAAAATGTCTCGGAACAATATGGCTTATTGGCTTTCCAAGGGCCATTGGCTGAAACCGTATTGCAACGGATGACGGAAGAAGATTTGTCTCAAATTCGCCCATTCCGCTTTAAACAGGACGTGTTGGTAGCAGGGCATTCTGTCATATTGTCACGCACCGGCTATACCGGAGAAAACGGTTTTGAAATTTATGCAAGTCCGGAAGCTACTCAAGCGCTTTGGGACAAAATTTTATCAGAAGGCAAAGAGGATGGTGTTTTGCCGGTCGGCCTCGGCGCACGCGATACGCTGCGATTTGAAGCTTGCTTGGCGCTATACGGCCAAGAATTGTCGAAAGACATTTCGCCGCTAGAAGCAGGTATAAATTTCGTGGTGAAGTTGCAAAAAGAAGAAAACTTTATCGGCAAAGAGGCGCTCGCTTCCCAGAAGGAAAACGGCGTGCCGCGCAAATTAATCGGCATCGAGATGATCGACAAAGGTATTCCGCGCCACGGCTATCCGGTTTACATCGGCGACGAAAAGGTCGGAGAAGTGACAACGGGTACACAATCTCCTACACTGAAGAAAAACATCGGTTTGGCACTTGTGGCTAGCGAATGGGCTGATCTTGGAACGGAAGTCGAAGTCGAAATCCGCAATAAACGGTTAAAAGCGAAAACAGTCGAAACACCATTTTACAAACGGTCTAACTAA
- a CDS encoding shikimate kinase: protein MKRIYLIGFMGCGKSAIGRRLSFLLKVPFYDMDKEIVRQSGMTIPEIFEKYGESYFRDLETEFLKNFHEEYCIISTGGGTTMRKINRKIMRDTGLVLFLDAPFKEIWRRIHKDPNRPIVRRSTREEIEALYKSRYPHYKSAAHITIRTEFRTLRQITQYAAFQVIRLKGE, encoded by the coding sequence ATGAAAAGAATTTATTTAATCGGATTTATGGGCTGCGGAAAAAGTGCCATTGGCAGAAGGCTGAGTTTTCTATTGAAAGTGCCTTTTTACGATATGGACAAAGAAATTGTGCGGCAAAGCGGAATGACCATACCGGAGATCTTCGAAAAATATGGAGAAAGTTATTTTCGTGATTTGGAAACGGAGTTTTTAAAAAACTTCCACGAAGAGTACTGCATCATTTCCACAGGCGGCGGCACGACCATGCGGAAAATCAACCGCAAGATTATGCGCGATACAGGGCTGGTGCTGTTTTTGGATGCTCCGTTCAAAGAAATTTGGAGAAGGATCCATAAAGACCCGAACCGGCCGATTGTCAGAAGGTCAACAAGAGAAGAAATAGAAGCGCTTTACAAATCGCGCTATCCTCATTACAAGTCAGCTGCACATATTACAATCCGGACGGAATTCCGGACGCTCCGCCAAATTACGCAATATGCCGCATTTCAAGTCATTCGCCTCAAAGGCGAATGA